ATAATTTTGCCATCATGAACACTACTACCTATCCAATACTTCCGTCACGACCCATTCACCCACATATTTCAACAACTTGTACCAACGCAAGATGTAATGTGCCATTAGAATTTCCGGTGCCGAACCCGCTGCCCCGCCCAGGCACTCTGCTGCAGATACGATGTTTTGCATGCCAGAATGTGCTCTCGCATGCCTTTTATCCGGGTCAAGTACCCTCCTCATCGGTCACGTATCAGCAAAGCAATAGATCGACCCCCAACTCGCAAAGTTCGACGGGTGCTAGTGgttcgcagcagcagcagcagcagcagaggaAAGGGAGGAAGATCGGTACACAGGACAGGCCGCTGGAGACAGGATACTATGATATCCTAGGTGTACCTGTGACTGCGACCACGGATGATATTAAAAAAGCCTACAGTGTGTCCTCTGTTCTTCGACTGTAATCGTTTATTTATATCGTCATTATAGGACGAGCTGCAATCAAACACCATCCAGACAAGAATCCAGACGATCCTCATGCTGAAGAGCGGTTCAAGGAAATTGCTATTGCCTATCAGACCCTCTCAGACGATGCTCTGCGCCGCAAGTACAACGAATTTGGGCCCAAGGAAACTGCTCCTGAGGGCGGCTACGTCGATCCAGAGGAAGTCTTTGGGGCCATGTTCGGTGGAGAGCGCTTTGTACCTATCATTGGCAACATCAGTTTGGCCCGCGATATGAAAACCGCTTTGCAAGAAGCCGAAGACACAGACGCTGATGAGGAGCAGTCACATGCCTCCAGGCCGAAGGACGCGAAGGGTAGAGCGATACTCAGTCCAGAAGAGAAGGCCaggaaggaggaaaaggacAGGATCAAAGCAGAGAAAGATAAACAGAAAGCTGCAGAGGTTGGTTCACTCTTCTTTATTCAGCCCCCCTTTTTTATCTTTGTTCCAATCAGAAAGCAGCTGCACGAGCAGAAAGAGTCAACAAGCTCGTCGAGAACATGGAGCGCAAGCTCAGTATATTCACCGAATCGGCGTCAGGACCAGACGATCCAGACGTATCAAACAGCTGGCGGACCATATGTCAGCTAGAAGCCGAGTACGTCTGCTTATTATGTCTGTCGATCCAGAAACCCACAACACCTTCCACAGAGACCTGAAGAACGAATCGTATGGCGTTGAACTTTTACAAACCATCGGGTTCGTGTACGTAGCCAAGGCGAAGCATCATCTGGCGACAAATCAGACATTCCTCGGCGTTGGAGGGTGGCTACACAACGTGCAAGGCAAATACCATGTATTTAGCGAGACGTGGGTCATGTCAAATTTaactttctctttccttctaATTTCCTGCACGTAGCGTCTCAACCCTCCGTTCAGCAATTGAGCTCAAGAGCGTGTTCGATCAGATCCAAGCAGCTGAAAAGGCGGGGAATTTGAGCCCagaggagagaaagaaacTCGAGGAGCAAGCAGCGGAGAAGGGTATTCAAGCGCTGTTCAAAGGAACCAAGCTAGAAGTCGAGTCGATTCTGCGCGAGACATGCGAACGAGTGTTGACCGACCCTACCATTTCCCGGGAAAAGGCGCAATTACGAGCGGTGGCGCTCCAGATGCTCGGGGAGGCGTACATGAGCGTGAAGAAGGATGATAATGGCGCGAACGTCGGAGACGACGCGGACTATGTCAAAGTCGACACGAAGAGCAGCAGAGCTCGCGAGGCGAAAAGATAGGTCGTGCTCGATGAGATTTTGCGCCTTCAATAAATCCAGATACCATTATACAAATGCGTACACTATCCGATGGATGTCATTCGATTACTGATATCGCCTTACAGTTACAAGCTTGTTTTAATACCACTCAGCAGTGATAGATGTAGATGCATACCCAAACGTCCTAATTGTCAATGTACCAACAAATCTGGGATTCACGTATTTCTCCAGGTTACCCAACGACTTAGCATGGCATGTTCATTATAGATCCAAAAGATAAGGATATATTTTGTCTAATTCTATTGGACATCCATTGCTATGAAGTACTGGAAACAGGAACCTGTTTTGCCGCCTCAGCATCTGCGTGTGCAACTTCTCCTGCCGAAGGGATCGACGCGGCCTCCGTCTCTACAGGGGTTTCCGTGGTCGGTTTCGCATTTTTGCCCTTGCCGGGAGGTGGCGGGTGGTAAACCTTTTCCTGGAAAATAGTGAAATTTAAGTATGAATCCAATTCAACGATTGACATTCCACCAACACCCAGGTCCACAAAAATAATGCATAAATCAAGCttacctttttcttctttttatcCTTTGCGTTGGGATCGGGGTATGCCAGTTTTTCAATCTTTTGCCACTCCTCGTTCTCTTCGAATGCCTTGCGGATTGGCTCAAGCAGGCGCACAATCCCATTCGCAACGGCCTTCTTCAAATCACCTGGATGCAGGTTCTTGGAAGCGAAATCGTCTTCGATTTCTTTGAAAGAGGCATAGTGTGTATTTCCTCCGAATTTTTCATCCCTCTCAACGCTAAACACAGTCCCTTCTGGCGCGTCGTCTGTGATGAATGGTCTCTGATCACCAAGTCCTTCCTCGAGCAGGGTTCCGGTGCCCGCAGCAAGCGCTGCCTTGCGTTCCAGACGGAGCTGGCTAATGGGTATCAAGACAGCGTTGACGAAGGCAAGAACACCGTTTCCCTCGACCGTACCCTCTTCGCAGAAGGCAGCCTTCAGCTTCTTGCGAATGGTTTCTGCAGTATCGAGGAAGTCGATTTTGGAATTGGGATCCGATGCGGACATCTTTCCACCGGCAAGACCTGGAACCATGGCGTTCATGAGATGGGCTCGTTTGGCGTACCCAAGGCGGGGGAGGTAGAGCTCGGCGAATGTGAAGATCTTGCGCTACAGGAGATGTCAGTACAGAGTGATAGGAATGGTCAGCCAACATACTTGATCTACACCACCAAATTGGAAATCGACACCAAGGTATTGCTCATCCAGCGCCTGCAATCCGGGGTATAAAAGTCCACTGAGAAGTGCGCTGTCCACCTGTTTTACGACCTCTGCACCAGCCTTTTTGGCATCGTGCTCAGTGACGGATGCGCAAAGCCTGTAGTTATCCATGTTGTACTCCCTGGTGAGCTGGTAAGAAGATCCCTCTACGAAACGTAAGGTAGAAGTAGGGATTCCAAGCGACTTGAAGACAGTGCGGAGGAGGAACTCGTAGTACTTTGTTCGATGCGCTACGAGTTCCAGAGGCGCCTTCATGTTATCGAGGAAGGCATGGATATCTGTGAAATCAATGAGAATATGTTGGGTCTGGAAACATACTACTAGCCTGCCAGCAGAATAGTGACCTGTAAAATCCATGAATACTCCGAAATATAAACGAAACAACGACCACGTACGTCTACTCCTGCTCGCAAGAAATCTGCGATCTTCGTCAATGGAACAAAGTATCCAATATGTGCTGAACAATATTAAGTTTTCGCAATTGAATGGGATCTAGAGTGGCGTACGTCTTCCAGTCGGTGCAGTTCCTGTATGTTAGGTTAGAACTTGGATGTGCATTTAAAATGTAATACGCGCCCCAGTAACATTTTGGCTGCCGTCCTTCAGCGAGAATGCCTTTGATGATGTCTGCACCCAAAACTTCCTGCAGTCTACGGGTGATAAGCTCGTACTTCTCGTCCGGAGTCGCCATGATTATGGATGATTGATCGAAGTAATTGTTAACTTGAAAGATCGCAAAATCTTATCGACTTGACTCGACACGGATACTTCCGTTAAAGCCATAATCCTTTGAAATAAATAACTGCATCGTATGCTTAGGGGTTACAGTTCAAAAAGGGAAGTCAACTCTATATTTGGAAGTTGAATTGGAAGGCTGTT
This portion of the Psilocybe cubensis strain MGC-MH-2018 chromosome 12, whole genome shotgun sequence genome encodes:
- a CDS encoding DnaJ-like protein 1; the protein is MNTTTYPILPSRPIHPHISTTCTNARCNVPLEFPVPNPLPRPGTLLQIRCFACQNVLSHAFYPGQVPSSSVTYQQSNRSTPNSQSSTGASGSQQQQQQQRKGRKIGTQDRPLETGYYDILGVPVTATTDDIKKAYRRAAIKHHPDKNPDDPHAEERFKEIAIAYQTLSDDALRRKYNEFGPKETAPEGGYVDPEEVFGAMFGGERFVPIIGNISLARDMKTALQEAEDTDADEEQSHASRPKDAKGRAILSPEEKARKEEKDRIKAEKDKQKAAEKAAARAERVNKLVENMERKLSIFTESASGPDDPDVSNSWRTICQLEAEDLKNESYGVELLQTIGFVYVAKAKHHLATNQTFLGVGGWLHNVQGKYHVFSETVSTLRSAIELKSVFDQIQAAEKAGNLSPEERKKLEEQAAEKGIQALFKGTKLEVESILRETCERVLTDPTISREKAQLRAVALQMLGEAYMSVKKDDNGANVGDDADYVKVDTKSSRAREAKR
- a CDS encoding Tyrosine--tRNA ligase, cytoplasmic, whose protein sequence is MSLLPGQDVQVMFVIALVYGLYLSTLFHCLRWLIFTDEGWRVRSRISWTLVTITIAICTFSTISKVLQLISAVKVVDDANKTSASTSQEYTGSTKLLWMSVVICTNSNMTTLLADSVLIYRCWIIYNNSKRVIVFPVFFWLGGLMLTVLQAYWQIVQSASISGAWQPVNMQVGPGTILTPFWASTIILNSYATFMIVRKISSVSKRTDATSTSDSALSFAMRVLIESGVIYLATAIAHFVVWWTPNAFAIAIISDMNLGVTGIAFNLILIRVAQRRVEEKKASNDLGQIGAISSIRFTQSIGESKQTDTLERTPTIDIESVNNYFDQSSIIMATPDEKYELITRRLQEVLGADIIKGILAEGRQPKCYWGAYYILNAHPSSNLTYRNCTDWKTTYWILCSIDEDRRFLASRSRRHYSAGRLVVCFQTQHILIDFTDIHAFLDNMKAPLELVAHRTKYYEFLLRTVFKSLGIPTSTLRFVEGSSYQLTREYNMDNYRLCASVTEHDAKKAGAEVVKQVDSALLSGLLYPGLQALDEQYLGVDFQFGGVDQRKIFTFAELYLPRLGYAKRAHLMNAMVPGLAGGKMSASDPNSKIDFLDTAETIRKKLKAAFCEEGTVEGNGVLAFVNAVLIPISQLRLERKAALAAGTGTLLEEGLGDQRPFITDDAPEGTVFSVERDEKFGGNTHYASFKEIEDDFASKNLHPGDLKKAVANGIVRLLEPIRKAFEENEEWQKIEKLAYPDPNAKDKKKKKEKVYHPPPPGKGKNAKPTTETPVETEAASIPSAGEVAHADAEAAKQVPVSSTS